A window of Argopecten irradians isolate NY chromosome 14, Ai_NY, whole genome shotgun sequence contains these coding sequences:
- the LOC138307634 gene encoding uncharacterized protein: MSKRMPEWFEEYRKVSDKQRNYLDQIQDLRRTFNSTAKPLMVSIERQRHLRGRKKEPKNPSLRKMEQKVILFGPQKFPTRQSVLQDKPNKFYMTPTIIPRTLPPLVRGKNVNVDGDTVRKDSDLDTIDAVAETNKGPARGKMTDIPDLKCNSPRKVLAISRVNVKELIRDSPIEYITNVSSRKALMSGPTKEKG, encoded by the coding sequence ATGAGTAAGCGCATGCCCGAGTGGTTCGAGGAGTACCGGAAGGTGAGCGACAAACAGAGGAACTACCTCGACCAGATTCAGGATCTTCGAAGGACTTTTAATAGTACTGCCAAGCCTCTCATGGTGTCAATCGAGCGACAACGACACTTAAGGGGACGTAAAAAGGAACCTAAAAATCCGTCACTGAGAAAAATGGAACAAAAAGTGATTTTATTTGGACCCCAAAAATTCCCTACGAGACAAAGTGTTTTGCAAGATAAACCCAACAAATTTTACATGACTCCTACCATTATCCCGCGAACCCTGCCCCCGCTGGTGCGGGGGAAGAACGTGAATGTAGATGGAGATACCGTCCGGAAAGATTCCGATTTGGATACCATTGATGCCGTGGCGGAGACTAATAAAGGACCCGCTCGTGGCAAAATGACAGACATTCCCGACCTTAAGTGTAATTCACCCCGGAAAGTGCTCGCTATTAGTCGTGTGAACGTGAAGGAACTTATCCGTGATTCTCCTATTGAATATATTACTAACGTCAGTTCCAGAAAGGCCCTGATGTCGGGGCCTACTAAAGAAAAAGGCTGA
- the LOC138308254 gene encoding uncharacterized protein, protein MFFVFNRPRTMMQTWIYWTVVLTIAILQQTMATTLANLFNQGVLKGLEKLRKRQQQAPEPASVFPSVNQICFGLDQLEAYKEQFSTFIDHNNDGKASFDEIKHYLQKYNNKVTDDQVQSFLLRRDTNDDGEVDFIPDYLTEMATPNYSATTAREWFDLEDANQDGYVTKEELIAIARNIGMSQEKAEETANGYYMGADTNGDRQLDWKEYSSLFAE, encoded by the exons ATGTTTTTCGTTTTTAACAGACCCAGAACAATGATGCAGACGTGGATTTATTGGACAGTTGTGCTCACAATAGCCATCCTTCAACAGACTATGGCTACCACACTGGCCAACCTGTTCAACCAGGGTGTTCTGAAAGGATTGGAAAAGTTACGTAAACGTCAACAACAAGCTCCGGAACCAGCATCAGTCTTTCCCTCCGTAAATCAG ATTTGCTTCGGCCTCGACCAGCTAGAAG CCTACAAGGAGCAATTTTCCACTTTCATCGATCATAACAACGATGGCAAGGCTTCATTTGACGAAATCAAACACTACCTCCAGAAGTacaacaacaaagtcacagacGACCAGGTCCAGAGCTTCCTCCTCAGACGAGACACTAACG ATGATGGCGAAGTTGACTTCATTCCCGACTACCTCACCGAGATGGCGACGCCGAACTACAGTGCCACGACGGCCCGGGAATGGTTTGACCTCGAGGATGCTAACCAGGACGGGTACGTTACCAAGGAAGAACTCATCGCCATCGCCCGCAATATCGGTATGAGTCAGGAGAAAGCAGAAGAGACGGCTAACGGGTACTACATGGGAGCCGATACCAACGGCGACCGACAGCTGGATTGGAAAG AGTATTCGTCACTCTTTGCTGAGTAA